The genomic DNA GATCTGCTCCAGCGGTTGCGGCAGAAAACCGCGATGCCGGTGATCTTTCTGACGTCCAAGGACGATGAGATCGACGAAGTTCTGGGCCTGCGCATGGGCGCTGACGACTACGTCAAGAAGCCGTTTTCCCAGCGTCTGCTGGTCGAGCGTATTCGCGCGCTGTTGCGCCGTCAGGATGCGGTCGCCACTGACGAGGTTGGCGAAACCGAAGAGACCAAGGTCATGGAACGTGGCGATCTGCGGATGGACCCGTTGCGCCACGCGGTGGCGTGGAAGGGCAAGGATGTTTCCCTGACCGTAACCGAGTTCCTGCTGTTGCAGGCGCTGGCCCAACGCCCGGGTTTCGTGAAGTCGCGTGATCAGCTGATGGACGTGGCCTATGACGATCAGGTTTATGTCGATGACCGCACGATCGACAGCCACATCAAGCGTTTGCGCAAGAAGATGCGCTCGGCCGATGAGGAATTCTCGGCGATTGAGACGCTCTACGGGATCGGCTACAGATATAACGAAGAGTGATCTGAGCAATGGCATTGGCCGATGGGAGTTTCGTGCGCGATATGCAGCCGCCCAAGCGGGAAGGTGATGTTGTTCTGGGCGACGATTGGGTCGCACCGGACAGCGCAGCACCGAATGAGATCAGGGCGCGTCGGGAACGGCGAGGCCTTTTTTCGCTGCGTGCCTCACCGCTGACGCGCAAGATCATCACGTTCAACCTGATCGCGTTGAATGTGCTGGCTGCGGGCATCCTGTATCTCAATTCGTCGCGCGACAGTCTTGCCCTGCAACGGGCCGCCTCGCTTGTGTCCGAAGCGGAACTGATCGCCGATGTGATGGAGGCCAGGCTGCCCGAGGGCACGTCCGGTGATCTGTCCTCAGCGTCCGGTATCGACGTGGCCGACACCTTGCGCGGGCTGGACCTGCGCAGCGGGATCGAGGTGTTCGTCTACGACACCCAAGGCGCGTTGCTGGCAGAATATGCGGCCCCTACCAATGCCAATGCGCAAACCATCACTGACAATGACAAGGCGCTTCTGACCGACGGTCTGTCGTGGCTGTGGGAGCTTGTCTCGAGCCCTTTCAACGCCGACGTGCAGGAACTGAGCATCGAGGACCGGTTGAAACCGGTGGTCGCGGCCAGCCTGTCGGGTGAAGCGCAGATCAAGAAAGAGACAGACGAGCAGGGTGGCACGCTTCTGGCCGTCGCAACCCCGATCGAGATTAACGGTGCCCCTGTCGGGGCCATCGCCATCGCGTCTGCCAGTGGCGAGATCGACCGCCTCGTGCGCGGCGAGCGCGAGCGCGTGTTGCAGATGTTCATTATCGCAACGCTGGTGTCCATCGGGCTGAGCCTTGTTCTGGCGTCGACCATCGCCAACCCGCTGGCCGATCTGGCCGCGGCGGCGGAACTGGGGCGTGACAAAGATGCCCGCAAGATGAACCCCGGCCGCATCCGCATTCCCGATCTGACCGCCAGACCGGATGAAATCGGCAGGCTTTCGGGGGCTTTGCGCGGCATGATCAGCGCGCTTTACAACCGCATTGATGGCAACGAACAGTTCGCCGCCGACGTGGCCCATGAAATCAAGAACCCGCTGGCATCGCTACGCTCGGCGGTGGGGACACTGCGGCTGGTCAAGCGGGACGACCAGCGCGAGAAGCTGCTGGATGTGATTGACCACGATGTGCGCCGTCTGGACCGGTTGGTCAGCGATATCTCCAACGCTTCGCGGCTCGACAGTGAGCTGGTCAAGGAAGAGGAAGAGCCGTTCGACCTGATGACGATGCTGGGCAATCTGGGGCAGTATCTGGGCGAGGACGCCAAATCGAAAGGCATTGATTTCATCGTCGATCTGCCGCGCGATCCGATCACCGTGCACGGGCTTGAAGCGCGGCTGGCGCAGGTTTTCGTGAACCTGATCACCAATGCCATTTCGTTCTGCGAGGACGGTGATGCGATCCGCGTCTGGGCGCGCAAGCGCGAAAACCGCGTGTTGATCGTGGTCGAAGATACCGGTCCGGGTATCCCCGATCAGGCACTGGCGAAGATTTTCAAACGCTTCTATTCCGAACGCCCCGAAGAGCATTTCGGCAATAACTCCGGTCTGGGGCTCGCGATTTCAAAGCAGATCGTCGAGGCCCACGGCGGCGTGATCTGGGCCGAGAACATTCGCCCGACCGAAGCCGACATCACCTCCGATCCCTTGGGTGCGCGTTTCGTGGTCGGTCTGCCGGTCTGAGCCGGTGACCCCCACAGTATTGCACGCGTCCTGCGTTGCCGTGAACGGGCGGGCGGCCCTGTTGCTGGGCCCGTCCGGCAGCGGCAAGTCGGCACTTGCATTGCAGATGATCGCATTGGGCGGTGTTCTGGTCGCCGATGACCGCACCGAACTGGTAGTAAAAGACCGCAGTCTGCATGCCAGTGCCGTGGGCTCCATTGCGGGTCTGATCGAGGCGCGCGGCGTCGGCATTCT from Sulfitobacter sp. S190 includes the following:
- a CDS encoding response regulator transcription factor, which gives rise to MSKIALVDDDRNILTSVSMTLEAEGFEVETYNDGQAALDAFNKRLPDMAVLDIKMPRMDGMDLLQRLRQKTAMPVIFLTSKDDEIDEVLGLRMGADDYVKKPFSQRLLVERIRALLRRQDAVATDEVGETEETKVMERGDLRMDPLRHAVAWKGKDVSLTVTEFLLLQALAQRPGFVKSRDQLMDVAYDDQVYVDDRTIDSHIKRLRKKMRSADEEFSAIETLYGIGYRYNEE
- a CDS encoding sensor histidine kinase, with the translated sequence MALADGSFVRDMQPPKREGDVVLGDDWVAPDSAAPNEIRARRERRGLFSLRASPLTRKIITFNLIALNVLAAGILYLNSSRDSLALQRAASLVSEAELIADVMEARLPEGTSGDLSSASGIDVADTLRGLDLRSGIEVFVYDTQGALLAEYAAPTNANAQTITDNDKALLTDGLSWLWELVSSPFNADVQELSIEDRLKPVVAASLSGEAQIKKETDEQGGTLLAVATPIEINGAPVGAIAIASASGEIDRLVRGERERVLQMFIIATLVSIGLSLVLASTIANPLADLAAAAELGRDKDARKMNPGRIRIPDLTARPDEIGRLSGALRGMISALYNRIDGNEQFAADVAHEIKNPLASLRSAVGTLRLVKRDDQREKLLDVIDHDVRRLDRLVSDISNASRLDSELVKEEEEPFDLMTMLGNLGQYLGEDAKSKGIDFIVDLPRDPITVHGLEARLAQVFVNLITNAISFCEDGDAIRVWARKRENRVLIVVEDTGPGIPDQALAKIFKRFYSERPEEHFGNNSGLGLAISKQIVEAHGGVIWAENIRPTEADITSDPLGARFVVGLPV
- a CDS encoding HPr kinase/phosphorylase, whose amino-acid sequence is MTPTVLHASCVAVNGRAALLLGPSGSGKSALALQMIALGGVLVADDRTELVVKDRSLHASAVGSIAGLIEARGVGILAVEHVASAPVRFVVDLAQTERDRLPHWRTTDILDISLPTLHNCASPHFAAALVLYLKGHRKHPP